The Syngnathus scovelli strain Florida chromosome 18, RoL_Ssco_1.2, whole genome shotgun sequence genomic interval CTTCAATGTGCAAagcgttttgtgtggcttcagtGCCACCTGAGCAAAGCAGGCAGGTCATTGGGGTCAAGAACctcccgcccctccctccctccctccctccctccctccctcctttgcCTCGCTGCAGTGGGAGTGCAAAATAAATGGGCCTGAACATTGCACACTAGCCTGACTGGGGAGCTCCATTAAACCTAGCAGTCACTCTGTATGGATATGGATGTCCATTATTACACACCAGAGCATCCATTCAGTTGTGATTCCTCATAATGACATCATAGAGACCTTGAAGGAGGCTGTTTGACAATAGCGCTACTTTTACACCGCAATAACCACAAAGACCTTTCAATGCACCTGAATGTGTCTTAGGAGTCAAAAACGTATGTTTGCATTGGAAATACACTCAATATTTTCCGGTTTGTGTCACCGATTGGTTTAAATTGTTCATTGCCCCGCCTTTTTGGGTCAGAGCAGCTGATTGGGTAAGTGATTGGGCGCCTGTGTGGAAAGTAAGGGAGACGCTGGCGAGACTGACAAGTGAGCAGATTTTGAAAACACTGTTTATCAGACAGTTTTTCTTCCACCACAGTTTGATGACACTGAatagtttattttttgttagcattaaggtgCATCAACCTAAAGTGACCCTGGACCTGTGGAATTAACAAGTATTGAAGATAAACCTCAACTTTGGGTCAAATAGTTGTACTATGTTCATTTTGTTGTCACTTGTCAATTATttaactggttcttttatcacaagaTATTTAGGTtgaattacctgacatgtttcgcccTGTACTgctgccttcatcagagtgactCTGACTGAAGGCGGAAGTACAAgccaaaacatgtcaggtaattcaacctaaatatcttgtttgtgataaaagaaccagttaaATATTTGGGTCAAATAACTCAGGAAAGACACACGACAGCACAGACACACAGGACTGCAACCTGGATCTGTTGTACTTTGAAATTGCTAATCTGTTTGGTTTCCTATTCTTGATAAGTAGTGGTAAATTTATTTTGCTTAGTAGGCTGTTTTTAAATGCTTAGCATATCCTGACCTAATCTGGATTACTTTTAGCATGTTATAAAATTCGTTTGCCATTGTGGTTCTGTGATACGTGACTATTTAtttccatgataaaaaaaagaaaagcagcttTGACTAGTGAAAGTGACAAAAATTGCTTTAATGAATGCAAAGGCGTGGAGTCGGTGCGCTAGGCAGCCCATGAATGCTAGCTTTGCACCGAGGCATTGTTCTCAATCACTGTGATGAACGTGAGCCCACTGAGAGatttgacagctcagagaccaaGACCACGTCCTCCCTTTCTTCagcactggcaaaaaaaaaaaagcaagcaagtTTCCTTGCTTGTTTTTCTGAGTTTGTTAGCTAGCAGGCTCCTGGTTAGCATGTTGCGTGCGTTTAACATGGCTGttgtttacatttgaaaaagaacaaaaacggGAGCAGACGCTAATGCGGCTAATGAGCTTTTAATTGGCCATTGTGAGCCATCACCTTCTCCAGGCTGACAATTATGCTAACGACGTCTGATGAGGTTGGCGCTAACTATATTaaaagaagatgaagaagacaTCAGCTCTCTTGACTCCTGGTGTTAACTGCCTTATATGAGCAAAGTGgaaagtagtagtagtagaaggGAGGGAGGCCACGTTTAACATGAATAACAGACTTTGACGGTGTTAGGGCGATAACGTAGCCATCGTAAAGTTGAAGAGAGCAACAAGGGGACTAGATGGGGGAAGAATGCACACATTTAGCGCTTAAGTGGCTAACACGGTTACTGCCGCCGCCTTTGCTTCTTTTCCGTGTATTTTTGTATCGGAGCGGTGGCGTCGGAGGCGCCTATATGCGCCCCGCAAAAGGTAATCTCGCGGCCAGTTGAGCCATGACAAACAGGGACAGCTGGCCTAATTGAATCATTTGAGCTCAAGACAGCTCAACTCGCGAGCGAGTCGCCAGCCGTGAAATCGTGTCTACGCTCGCACCGACAGCTTTCTTTTACGACGGCtctcattttctctctctctctgtctctctgtctctctctctgtctctctctctctctctctctctctctctctctctctctctctctctctcgcgccaACTCGACCCGGGCTTGATGTTAAATGCGCTCCACCTCCTTTTGTCATTAACATTCATGCATTATTGACAAAGAAATTAGGCAAAATGGTGACGGAAGTTAAGGAGCGACACAAAGCTGGCTGATACAGTGTTGACTGTATTATAGAATATTGTGATGCATGGTGTTGTAGTATCATGATATCATAAATATTGTGATGTATGTATGTAACTTGTTTTGCCAACTACCATCACCCCTAAAAATCTTTGGTTGTATAAACATTTCGAATGTACcatgatattgtgcatggatatCATGATACGTTGTACAACATGTGATGTATCGTGATGATATCAAAGGGTTGTTTTCGTGTCTCGTTGTTGGACAATATCAGCGATGTTATAAAGTATAATGCGGGTTTCATAGTTTTCGGAAAAGTGGGTGTTGAGGTGATTTCGACTTTGTAACGTATCATAATGGTATCATACTTATGaatagcctgctttgactgcaccgattggagagtttttgaagctgcaaattcagacttgcatgaactcactgacactgtcacatcatacatcagtttttgtgaggatctgtgtgtgcagactaagaccttctgcacgtacaacgacgacaaaccttggtttacaccgaaccttaggaggctgcgcaaagtcaaggaggaggcctacaggagcggcgaccgggacctgttcaagcagaccagaaacacactgaaccgagaggtcaggaaagccgggaggtgttacggggagagcctggagagacacctctctgccaatcctgatccctcaacagtgtggaaaggcctgcagagcatcacgggcttcaagaaacgaaccccccgtcctgtggagagcccaaggctcgctaaccagctaaacaggttctactgcaggtttgatcggtcctcccacacaacgggaccttctgcagcacaatccacatactcacctccccccacaactgctctgtccacacctccatcaccgtggtcaccgactctctctcttgcagaggccgcgcccgcactccagattcgcgaggaggaagtgcgccagatgttccggagacaaaagatcaggaaggcaccgggcccagacggcgtgtcaccttcctgcttgaaagtctgcgctgagcagctggcgcccacctttgcacggatcttcaaccgttccctggagctgtgtgaggtgcccttgtGCTTCAATAGCTCCAccatcctgggaaccacaatctctcgggacctgaaatggaccggccacatagactctgtccggaagaaggcccagcagaggctgtacttcctgagacagctcaagaagttcaacctgccacgggagctgctgaagaccttctacactgccatcatccagtctgtcctctgcacctccatcactgtctggtttggatcggcctccaaacaagacaagcacagactgcaacggacaataaggactgcagaaaagataattggaatcaacctcccatctatccaagacttgtacctgtccaggaccaggaaacgtgcaagtaacatctcaacagacccttcgcacccaggttgcagcctgtttgaactactcccctccggacgccgttatagagctctgtacactaaaaccagcagacacagagacagcttcttcccccaggctgtcgctctgatgaactcacaccactcttagagtctcagagtcattactgtgcaataacatcccgcttgccacaccttttttgtctacactgtttggactatgtgtcctctctgcatccattgcagcctggtcatcctagaagagggaccctcccatctgtggtctcttctcaaggtttctcatttccccgagctggagttttgagtttttccttgccctcttgggagtttaagatcagggggtgtttgagaatatctttcgttcttcacatgtcctgagtgttgttgttagtcacctaaatgttgaacagaggctgtgattttccgaagtcaaattccttgtttggcatgctcaaacatggcgaaaaaaaaaaaaaaaaaaaaaaactcttgaatcgttccaatggccaagaagcccgccatcacaggtctgaatgactatagacctgttgcactgacatctgtggtcatgaaatctttcgagaggttagtgctgaaccacctgaaggatgtcacgggccccctgctggaccccctccagtttgcctaccgggcaaacaggtcggtggatgatgctgtcaacatgggactggactacatcctgcaacacctggacaccccaggaaagtacgccaggatcctgtttgtggacttcagctcggcgttcaaacaccatcgctcctgacatcctccaacagaagctcatccagctcgcggtgcctgcctccacctgtcagtggatcaccagcttcctgaccaacaggagacagcgtgtgaggctggggagcatcacatctgacaccctgaccaccaacactggagcccctcagggatgcgtcctctccccactgctcttctccctctacaccagggatgtcaaagtcaaacacaccgagggccaaaaaaacaaatttgctacaagccgaaggccggactggttcaatgtttattaaaatatatcggaatgattgcacatagccttttgaactaagacctaacacagtgtacattatttaatgattaaatgaatatggcaatattttgttagggctctgtcagtaacttcaagggaaaacattttcaacagccaaacagcaaaaaattcaattgttttaaaaacaaaatgtgtttcttaatatcaacataagtgcatgcattataaactgaaaatgtattattgtgctgctctatgatctaccgatcattgctttcaaatcgtaaaaaaataaaataatcaaatcagttgtattctttctcatggctcttatctgcaattttcccttggtccattcaactgaaaaataaatataaataaataaaattcaaaaatttacggcacacagacgaaacaatactttcttcaaagaaaaatcacgtcttgtagaaacaaatgtaaaaatgtaaccgaattaaaaaacggaaaatacgttactgttctgtgatgctcacttgtctgaggctgagcctgatacttagaggtgtctcattgtttgtacaagttcatcaatgttcggggttaggctctgaggctcaaaacccgtttttgatcaactctccttctgcaaagggccgggctgatttggcgatctcttttgccacaataaagctagccttggcagcagcctcgctttgtgatttagcatacgtgaacatagcctgtctggacttaaggcctcgttttaattcttccaccttctgtagcttttgttaatattccatattcttgtcttggtctgtgtgtttcttagacgtttgatagtgccttcttaaatttaattctttcattacagccgcattttctccacacagaagacacacaggtttgcctcttacctccgtaaacatgtactctgcctcccacctggcctgaaaccccctgttctcagcgtccaccttacgtttagccatttttgaggaggggggtatcagaaagttgaactctgctctgactactgatgaataatgaagccgcttgtgcgagctgcagggacatcgcgggctaacgttgcattgtgggaaatgtagtgttggtgcgtgcaaaacaccagcgggcggctgtggcctacgggccggttctaatagtaattcaatatcatccagggggccatagataatcaattcgcgggccggatctggcccgcgggccgtaactctgacatatgtgctctacaccaacgatttctccgcaagtgactcttccgtgaagctcctgaagtatgcagacgacaccactctcatcggactgatccagaacggtgatgagactgcgtacagacaggaggtggagcggctggtccactggtgcagccaaaaccacctggacctgaacccgctcaagaccgtggagatgacagtggacttcaggcgaggcccttcaccactttcacccctcactatccgcagtaatactattctctcatcagacaccttcaagttcctgggaaccacaatctctcgggacctga includes:
- the LOC125985627 gene encoding uncharacterized protein isoform X1, translating into MIKNVSMRLRKVKEEAYRSGDRDLFKQTRNTLNREVRKAGRCYGESLERHLSANPDPSTVWKGLQSITGFKKRTPRPVESPRLANQLNRFYCRFDRSSHTTGPSAAQSTYSPPPTTALSTPPSPWSPTLSLAEAAPALQIREEEVRQMFRRQKIRKAPGPDGVSPSCLKVCAEQLAPTFARIFNRSLELCEVPLCFNSSTILGTTISRDLKWTGHIDSVRKKAQQRLYFLRQLKKFNLPRELLKTFYTAIIQSVLCTSITVWFGSASKQDKHRLQRTIRTAEKIIGINLPSIQDLYLSRTRKRASNISTDPSHPGCSLFELLPSGRRYRALYTKTSRHRDSFFPQAVALMNSHHS
- the LOC125985627 gene encoding uncharacterized protein isoform X2; its protein translation is MAIVLVFYVEHLEARLSQLLADDKECVNEAAQSQGGGLQERRPGPVQADQKHTEPRVWKGLQSITGFKKRTPRPVESPRLANQLNRFYCRFDRSSHTTGPSAAQSTYSPPPTTALSTPPSPWSPTLSLAEAAPALQIREEEVRQMFRRQKIRKAPGPDGVSPSCLKVCAEQLAPTFARIFNRSLELCEVPLCFNSSTILGTTISRDLKWTGHIDSVRKKAQQRLYFLRQLKKFNLPRELLKTFYTAIIQSVLCTSITVWFGSASKQDKHRLQRTIRTAEKIIGINLPSIQDLYLSRTRKRASNISTDPSHPGCSLFELLPSGRRYRALYTKTSRHRDSFFPQAVALMNSHHS